The Dendropsophus ebraccatus isolate aDenEbr1 chromosome 3, aDenEbr1.pat, whole genome shotgun sequence genomic interval gataggactggagaggtgagggattctgggagtgatgtcatcatgacatcattcttatctatggaataacagatggataggactggagaggtgagggattctgggagtgatgtcatcatgacatcattcttatctatggaataacagatggataggactggggaggtgagggattctgggaatggatggagtgatagtaatgtgtctctccatacacaggattacacagtagtgaagaagtcctctagtgggcgctgtggggcccctgggtgtgaaggatggggaagaaccctgagcccaatcccggggcccctgatacatgaggaaatggaggaagagaagatcctagaagtcaccaacaagatggtggagctgctgagtggagaggtgagactgtggctgctgggaatgctgggacattatacagtaacaccactggaggggtgggggggatgactgtgtgatcattgtgtgtgtcaggttcctataaggtgtcaggacgtggcgatctatttctccatggaggagtgggagtatgtagaaggacacaaggatcagtacaaggatgtgatgctggaggatcagcagcccctcccatcagcaggtaataaaCCTCAATACTCAATTGGGCAAAACTGGAGGGAAACTTTAGCAAAGCTGTGATAGGCCCAGTGGTTGGGAGGCAGCTGGTAAACTTCCTCACACACacttaagggattatccagcgctacaaaaacatggccacttttcccctactgttgtctccagattgggtggggttttgaaactcagttccattgaagtaaatggagcttaattgcaaaccacacctgaactggagacaacagtaaggggaaaagtggccatgtttttgtagcgctggataacccctttagagctgTCACATaagcagttaaagggaacctgtcaccccccgtgccagagtgacaggctcccgaccacccgctacagccccctatactcacctgattccgccaggtcccgcttctggatccggtcgggtcacggagctcatagagaatgacggagagtccagccctccgtcattctctatgagcgttggacttatctctcagcgcacgcgccgggctgcggcggctgagatctccgtgacccgaccggatccagaagcgggacccggcgggatcaggtgagtatacggggctgtagcggggggtcgggaacctgtcaccccgacacgggggtgacaggttccctttaacccctttaccaTCCTTCAGCCTTTGTTCGCTGTAACAGAAGCAGTTAgagccatctagtggccaaagtGAAGTCAATACCTATGGCACACAGGACACTTCTACAGGATACACAACACAGAGAAATAGACTGGTGCAGGATGACAtcagtgctggtgatatatagctgtgtataagggagggccggatgacatcagtgctggtgatatatagctgtggatgagggagggccggatgacatcagtgctggtgatatatagctgtggatgagggagggccgaatgacatcagtgctggtgatatatagctgtggatgagggagggccggatgacatcagtgctggtgatatatagctgtggatgagggagggccggatgacatcagtgctggtgatatatagctgtggatgagggagggccggatgacatcagtgctggtgatatatagctgtggatgagggagggccggatgacatcagtgctggtgatatatagctgtagatgagggagggccggatgacATCAGATGGGAGGGAGGTCAGGTTGCTGGGAAGGTTCCATGATGTCATATCCTGCTCTCATTCTCAGCCTATAGTTGCTCTTCAGGATGTTGTGCATCAGACTTACTATACAGAATACAAGGTTATCAACTATAATAACACTAAGATGTGATTCTTCTTGGCAGGTGagtgtccccggagatcagagggacatcagatatctccagatattacagcagatggtcagatcacacaagatacatatgaagaacattctattcccccagatatacccccagaccctcacagcaaagatctatcATTTTATCCTTCTTTACCAGCACTATCTACCGATTCACTTCAATCTGTACAGCCAAAGAAGAAGCAGCAATTTTCGTGTTCAcactgtgggaaatgttttactggaaAAGCAAATCTTGTTGAACATCAGAGAATCCACACAGGGGAAAGGCCATTTCCATGTCCAGAATTTGGGAAATGTTTTAGAAAGAAATCTCATCTTGAGGAGCATCAACAGACTCACACAGGGGaggagccattttcatgttcagaagtTGGAAAAAGTTTTACTCACAAATCATATCTTGTTGTAGATCAAAAAACTCACATGGGTGAAAAGCTTTATCCATGCCCCGAATGTGGAAAACGCTTCTCTCATAAATGTTAtgttgttaaacatcaaagaacacacacaggggagaaaccattttcatgcttagaatgtgggaaatgttttactcgtaaatcaaatcttgttgaacatcaaaaaaatcacaaaggAAAGAAACTATTTCCATGCCCCatatgtaggaaatgttttacttggaaatcaaGCCTTGGTAAACATCTAAGAATTCATACAgggaagaagccattttcatgttcagaatgtgggaaatcttttactCAGAACTCATATCTTGTTGAACatctgagaactcacacaggggagaagccattttcatgctcagaatgtgggaaatcttttaaTTATCAATCCAGTATTATTAAACACCAAAGAGCACactcaggggagaagccatattcatgtacagaatgtgggaaatgtttttctgaCAAATCAAACCTCATTAAACAtgtgagaattcacacagggggcaagccattttcatgcttaaaatgtgggaaatgttttcctaACAAAACAAGCCTTGTTAAACAtctaaaaattcacacagggtagAAGCCATAttaatgttcagaatgtgggaaatgttttacgtaCAAATCAAATCTTGTTTAGCATCAAAAAAAGTTACAAAGAAGCCAATATGTAGCACAATGTGATATTTGAAAAATATCTGTAATTTCCATCAAATATCTGTTATCTGATATTAATAAAAGAGTCTGGATTCTGCTCTCTGTCTCAGGTTCTCTCTTAGCCTAATGGTGTAATCCTGTAAGTAAATGAgcatgaattgacatgtcaattctttgagcggaggcgtttgagccctcccatagagacactgtttgacactgaggcaggtgaaaTTCCGcccaatttgctcagtgtgaacatacccgtagTGTATAAATGAtgaataaaactaagctgagatttcctgttgtgtctgtggtgataagaggaggctgcagtaaagtgatctgtacagcattgcagcgtcatgtgactccagtagagagaggagacaatagcagctccctgtggaatgacctctgcacaggtcacagagcgcattcagtaatgtctcacattcatctcaagaggacagagtctgtctattgttgtctatgtccatgaggcttgctgcaaAGCATGTGACTAAATGCAGTTAAAAACAGACCAGacaagatggccacccccataacaatgtacaaatagttgaataaataaaaattgcagtgagaaaataaaaacagattggaataaaataaCAAGTTTTTGTATATGATGTAGACTACATAGGGCCCGTTCGCACTacggaatcctgccttctatatgtttgaatgggagggcttgagtTCCTCTCTCCGTATGCACCTCCTTATTGCACAATGATTAAAATGACTCAATacatgctttctttttttttcttttttttcaacaacTTTTTATTGGAGTACAAGGATATACAATACAGGAATTGTACAAGCATAATATGCAATCATGAGAAAATGTTTCAGAGAGACTTTACAAAGTCGTGACCCGGAAACTAGAACTCCGCCATAGAGACAAAGGTCACAACAGAATAAAGTAGAAAAAGCATGGCTTCTGTCTCCCTCCCCGAGAGTCTGAAAACAGGGATTTCACAGATTATGAACAGGTGTTGTAtaacaaaatataaatataagacATTTTATGTCTAACCCGTTATCCCTTGCTAACCCTTCCCCCTTCAAATGCTTCCCTCCAGACATTCGCCACCTCCGTACACGACCATGCGAGAGGTTTGCTCTGTCTTCGTTGCAAGATGGACATGATCTTAGATAATGTGCAGGAGCATTTGTATATGACAAGTCAAAGGCATAGGTTGCCTTATGGATAATTTTGAAAAACATCTCACGCCACTGTTCATTAACCATTGCTTTACGTACCCCCTCCCACCCTTTTATTATGCTTCCCTGGAGTTCGTCATCCCCTAATTCTTTGGCCTATTTACGAAACACCCCTTCCTCCTCTTTTCGCAACATTTGCTTTCTCAGTGTGGGGTACAGCGAAGATATAGAGGCGGCTATATGGCTAGAGCCCATTATGTCATCGAAGACTCCTGGAGTTTCAGCCTCTGCTAGGCTCCTGACCCGTTTCTGGCAGTAGCTCTTAATTTGGTTAAACAGCATAAAATGTCGTGCTGGTAAGCCAAATTGAATAGAAAATGTCTCCCATGAATGAAAATGGCCATTAGCTTGATGTAAGAGATCCCCTAGGACCATGACTTCCTTTGCCCGCCACTGAGAAAGCAAAGATTGGTTCCCTCCTGAAGGTAAAAGATGATTGTTACATAGGGGCATATACTTGGACAGACAGTAAGGGAGACCATAAAGCTTCCGTACCGACTTCCAAGCCTGAACCGTGTCCTTGAGGAGCACACTAGCTTTTACATGGGAAGGCAGTTCAGAGTATTTGTAATGAAGTAGACCCCCCAAATTATGAGTCCCTGCTAACGCCTGTTCCAAAGGTAAATTGGAATAGAACTGCGTCCCAAACACCCAATCCCTTGCGTGTCTCAATAGGGCGGCTAGATTGTATCCTCTTAACAGCGGCAATTGCAAACCCCCTTGGTATTTAGGTAAAGCCAGCTTCATATAAGCAATTCTGGGGCGTTTTTTCCGCCATAGGAACTGAGTGAAGGCAGATTGGAGACGCATGTGATCCACATGCTTCAATAAGAGGGGAATTGTCTGTAGAGGATACAATAGCCGAGCGAAGCTCACCATCTTTAGGAGGTGCGCTCTACCCATGAGCGACAGTGGCAGATCAGACCATCGGGACAACTCAGTCGTAATTTTGGATATCAAAGGCGGGTAGTTCAAGGCATATAGTTGCGTAGGCAATCTCCCTAGTTGGATGCCTAAGTAAGTTATGGCCTTTTTCTCAACTGATACAGGTGAAGTGAATCCTCCCGGGACACCCTTCAGAAACATTAACTGGCTTTTTGACACATTTATTTTGTAACCCGTGTATCGGCCTTTGTCCCCCAAAAATGCCAACACTCCATCTAAGTGGTCTTGTGGTGATGCTAGATATAATAGCAGATCATCAGCAAAACAAGATATTTTAATTTCTTTCCCCCTAACCGATATACCAGCATAGATCTtggaggataataagtatctCACTACAGGTTCGAGTGCCAAGTCGAATAGTAAGGGCGACAATGGACACCCTTGTTTGGTCCCCTTGGAAAGCGGAAAGGAGCCAGACAAGTGACCCAGTAAGTGAACTCTAGCTACTGGTGTCTTATACATTGCCGAGATATATTTCTGAAAGGTGCCACGAATGCCCATTTTCCCCAACACCAGCTGTAGCCATTGCCAGTTGACATTATCGAATGCCTTTTCTGCGTCCAGTGTTAGCAGCGCTGGACAACCCAAGATGTGAGAGTCGTTTCACGCTATCCAATCTTGCACCGCTAACACTGAACGCAGGTTGGCCACAGCAGAGCGGCCCTGTACAAATCCCACCTGGTGGGGACCAACCAACATTGGTAAAAGGGAGGCCAATCTATTCGCCAGAAGTTTAGATAGTATTTTAATGTCAGCATTTATAAGAGATATTGGCCTGTAGGCCTCTGTTAGTGTGTTGTCCTTACCCGCCTTTGGTAAGACCCTGATGTACGCTAGGTTGCCCGATGGTAGGAAATCACCACCCTCGATAATGCGATTGTGGACTGCCACTAAACAGGTCGCCGTTTCCTCCGGTAGTATCATAAAATTCGGCCGAATAGCCGTCAGGGCCTGGCGCTTTTTTGTTCGCTAGAGACTTTATGACCCCTACTACTTCCTCCTTTGTGACTGCTGCATTTAGTGATTCCAGATCCTCAGCTGAAAGAGCTGGAAGGGATAGGGAATCAAGAAAGGCACGTCCCCTAGACATATCTACCGGGTCTTGTCTGTATAAATTCTCTAAAGGCATCTACTATATCCTTGGGATGTTGAACTAGGATTCTATTCTTATTGTGAACTCCCTTTACGTAAGGGAGGACATACCGACCCCTCGCTAGTTTGGCCAAGAGGGATCCGGCTTTATTGCCAAATCTGAAGAAATCGTTTTTTGTTGCCCGTTCTTTGAACCTCTCCACTCTATCCGCCCACAAATCATAATTTTCCTTTGCTGCCAGCCACGCAGATTTAGTGCTGGGTTTGTGGTCTCGTATGAAGGCCGTATAAGAGTGTCTAAGTTTCTCGCTAGCCTCTCTAAAGTGTTTCAGAGACTTTGCCTTCAAGGAGTATACGTACCCTATGATTCGGCCTCTTATAACCGCCTTAGCTGCCTCCCAGTAAAGAAATGGATCCTCGGAGTGTGGACTATTGGTTGCCTGATAATCTAGCCACCACACTTTAAGTACCGCTGTGAACGTGTCATCCTCGGCTAAGAACACCGGAAAGCACCATAGTATGTCCGTCCCCTTCGGGTAAGTGTCAGTAATAGTCAGTACAAGTGGGGTGTGATCAGAAATTACCATATTAGAAATGTGAATATCAGAAGATTTTTGTAGCAGAGATGGGGATGCTAGGAAATAGTCTATTCTGGTTTGTCAGACGCCACACGTCTACCAAGCCCGTAGCCTCTAGGAAACCCGGCAGAACCGAATCATGTGAAGATGTGTGTCCTACCCTGTCTTGCCGTTTAGTCCAATCCTCCAGGGGATTCAGTACAGTGTTAAGGTCGCCACACACCAGAATGTCACGTTCAGGGTCGGACAAGATATCCTGCTCAACCTTGCGAAAAAATGAAGAATTAGCGTCATTAGGTCCATACAACAGTATAAACTGAGACGTCCCATTTGGCTCTCCAATACGACTCTTAGGTATCTACCCTCCAAGTCCTCCATACTTGATACGATTTTGCAGTTTAGTCTTTTATGCAATAGTTGCAAAACCCCAGTCTTGCCATTTTGCGCCGAAGCACCAACCACATGCGCCACCAATAACTTATTCATCCTATGGAAATCCGTTGCTTCTAAATGCGTTTCCTGCAAAATCGCACAGTCCGCATTGAGACGTTTCAGATGACGTAGCACTTTCATGCGTTTGTtaggggaacgtagtcccttcaCATTCCACGTTATTGTTTTCATATTCATCCTATCAGCGAAAAGGGGGTAACCATAACAGCATAGGACGGTGCATCAGACACAAGCCAGCCGACTGGGCATATATGCTATCTATTGTGGacgagagaagagaagaagaaccaCCCCCCTCCCTACCCAAACTCCCACCCTCCcaactaccccctccccccccaagcaACATCAGAAATGAACCAACAGCTAATAATACATTCGCAATGTAAAACATCTTCTGGACTTCCCTTTTTTCGTGCGCCTGTATAGGGAACCACTGCCTTTCCCCACACGGGAGATAGCCAGACATATATACTCTCCCCTCACTAGCCCGAGCTCCCCCCCGgatcctcccatagactcactCATCATGATGATGATAACAGAAAATATAACATCTTGCaataaccccaccaccacccccgaaATAATTGTGaagtaaataaaatttttaacagaTACGTCACTTAGCAGGCCCTCAGTGGCCTAGGCAGAACTGCCACTCATATTAAGTACCGGCTACTCGCCGATCCGGTGTAGTCAAAGTTTAATTCCAGCTGCCATATAGCGGGAAAGGCTTCTCCCACATGTAACCCCCACTTGATCCATCACTCGAAACAAAGCACCACAGTTGGTAGTAACATCTCAGTCCACCGAAGCAGAGGGAGAAAGCGCTTTTTCACATCTTTTACGTTTCCTCGAATCCTCCATGTCCATCTGCTCTTGATGCGTGTCAAGAAAAGCTTGTGCGTCGTCCGGATTATGAAATATTTCCGTCTTCCCATCATCCAGGAAAATGCGCAGTGTGGCCGGGAATTAAAGAAAGAATCGCAATTGGCGTTGAACCAGCTTGGTGCAAATAGGGGCAAACGCCctccttttttttgccacatctgcGGAATAGTCTCCAAAAAGTAAGATCTTGTGGCCCTGGACAACCAGTGGTGATGACATCTTTTTGGCGGCTTGCAATATCAATGCCTTCTCCGCATAGTTCAGATATCGGACTATTACTTGCCGCGCCTTTTGGGTTGCCTGACCGGGTGACCACGACGGAGGTCTGATAGGGCCCAGTCTATGTGCTCTCTCTACAGTGCAGGTAAGTGAAAGACCCAACGCCTGCGGGATATCCACCGCACATATTTGGGCGAGTTGGTGGGCTGGGACAGTTTCCGGAAGGCCTACAATTCTGAGGTTGTTCCTCCGTGATCTGTTCTCAAGATCATCTATCTTGTTCCCCATTGTGAGATTGGATTTTAGCAGATGCTTCACTTGGGCTTGAGTTTCTAAAAGTTCATCCTCAAGTGTATTCACCCTTTGCTCCAGTTCCCCTATCTGGGCTGAATGTGCTGAAAGTTCACCATGTATCGGCTTTAGAGCCTCTGCCACTGTAGCCTGCAACGCTGCCGTGATATCGGGCGCTAATATCTTGGCTACTTCCACAGCAATTTGTTTGCATGACAGACCCACCTGCGGTCTTATGATCTCCTCACCCCTTTCATTTATGTCCACTTCCAGGGGAGAAGGGTGCTCCGGGTCGCGAAGCTGTGCTGCCGCGTGCTGTGAGCCCTGCGCCATCTTGGATTGCAGCTTGTCTTTATCCCGCTTCGGCAGGGATTTCTGTGGCGGCTGCTCACCGGCCCGATTAATGAATTTATCCATAGGGCTACTGTGCGGGTGAACAGTGGGGTGTGCTCTCACACCCGAGATACTTGCTGTTCAAATGCCTTGATTTGACGGGGTTTTAGGAGGATCCGGAGCGGAgctgcctcacacacagcctctcATGCACGAAGTCATACATGCATTCTtaatccttaaagcgactctgtacccacaatctgaccccccaaaccacttgtaccttcggatagctgcttttattccaagatctgtcctggggtccgttcggcaggtgatgcagttattgtgctaaaaaacaacttttaaactggcagccccgtgccctatggacttagcttgtgtatgcattaggctggcacaacctctttgtccctcctccccgccctcctcatcattaggaatgctccaggcagattgcctcctattcatcagctgtgtgaataatgaacatgggctggattgttaagcacctgtgtagttttcactgcagaggaataggaaaaatgatgaggagggacggagaggttgtgccagcctaatgcatacacaaactaagccacggccaaacggcatggggctgccagttgaaattttttttttatgacaataactgcatcacctgccgaacggacccaggacagatcttggattaaaagcagctatccgaaggtacaagtggtttgggggggacagattgtgggtacagagtcgctttaatggataCATGGACTTCAGAACATCCCTGCAAGTCTCTTGCAATCAGTTAgatgcagctcagctacatgtacattacacacatatacagctcagctacatgtacattacacacatacagctcagctacatgtacattacacacatacagctcagctacatgtacattacacacatacagctcagctacatgtacattacacacatacagctcagctacatgtacattacacacatacagctcagctacatgtacattacacatatacagctcagctacatgtacatgacacacatatacagctcagctacatgtacattacacatatacagctcagctacatgtacattacacatatacagctcagctacatgtacattacacacatacagctcagctacatgtacattacacacatacagctcagctacatgtacattacacacatatacagctcagctacatgtacattacacacatatacagctcagctacatgtacattacacacatacagctcagctacatgtacattacacacacatacacagctctgctacatgtacattacacatatacagctctgctacatgtacattacacatatacagctcagctacatgtacattacacatatacagctcagctacatgtacattacacatatacagctcagctacatgtacattacacacatatacagctcagctacatgtacattacacacatacagctcagctacatgtacattacacacatatacagctcagctacatgtacattacacacatacagctcagctacatgtacattacacacacatacagctcagctacatgtacattacacacacatacagctcagctacatgtacattacacacatacagctcagctacatgtacattacacacatatacagctcagctacatgtacattacacacatacagctcagctacatgtacattacacacatatacagctcagctacatgtacattacacacatacagctcagctacatgtacattacacacatacagctcagctacatgtacattacacacatacagctcagctacatgtacattacacacatatacagctcagctacatgtacattacacacatatacagctcagctacaagtacattacacacatacagctcagctacatgtacattacacatatacagctcagctacatgtacattacacatatacagctcagctacatgtacattacacatatacagctcagctacatgtacattacacacatatacagctcagctacaagtacattacacacatacagctcagctacatgtacattacacatatacagctcagctacatgtacattacacatatacagctcagctacatgtacattacacatatacagctcagctacaagtacattacacacatacagctccacTGTTCCAAATACAGtgttttgcaataaattagaatatcaacaaaattattttctttcagtAATTcagttcaaaaagtgacctcattacatacagagtgaactttttcaagcgtttatttctgtaagggtacaaacacacaccgtatacgcagcagataagcagcaaatacgcagcagatttgatgctctgttcagttatttacatctaatctgctgcgtatttgctgcgtaccgcagcagtaaatacgctgcgtatacggtgtgtgtgtttgtacccttaaagttaaTGAtaatggattacagccaagaaaaacccaacagTCAGTAttacagaaaattagaataattaacccaaaacccTTGCAgaggcttcctaagtgttataaaaggtcccttatggtccttttacacggaacgatttatcgttcgaatttgcacgata includes:
- the LOC138786824 gene encoding gastrula zinc finger protein XlCGF57.1-like codes for the protein MGEKLYPCPECGKRFSHKCYVVKHQRTHTGEKPFSCLECGKCFTRKSNLVEHQKNHKGKKLFPCPICRKCFTWKSSLGKHLRIHTGKKPFSCSECGKSFTQNSYLVEHLRTHTGEKPFSCSECGKSFNYQSSIIKHQRAHSGEKPYSCTECGKCFSDKSNLIKHVRIHTGGKPFSCLKCGKCFPNKTSLVKHLKIHTG